ACATGCTTGGAAAGCTGCTCTGGAGTCATGCCGTAGGTCTTGAGGGAGCAGGTCAGGTTGGCAATAGAGCGGCGAAATACCTGACGAACCAAGGTCTCGGTGACGGTGATTTCCGGGTGCTGCTTGGCGACAATACGCAGGTTGTTGCGGACCACGCGGCGGCGCTCGGGCATGATCGTGCAGCACAGCGAGCCAAGGCATTCCCCGATTTTCCAGCATATAGAGACTGGCAACAGGCGGAATAGCAAGTTGACCAGCCATATGGCGCAGATGATAGGAATGGCGGTGAGGCGGCTCAGCATTGGGGATGAGGGATAAGATCGAGTTCTTGGTCGCAGCATTAGTCTGTGGGTGCAGCTTGTCAATGGCGGGGCTTGAGTACCTTCAGGGGATAGTGTAGGTGTTAGGATATGGGTTCCTTGCTAGCGCTACTGGTCATTGTTCTGATTTCCCTTTTGGTTGTAAGACTGGGGACCAATGCCTTGGTCCTTACTGGAATGAGTGAGCATGCGGCAAAATTCCAGGCGTCCTCTGCTTTTTTTGGAGTGGGTTTCACCACGGCCGAGGCGGAGATGATCATGAAAAGCTCGGTTCGCCGAAGAATCGTCCTTCATTTGATTATTGCAGGAAATATTGGTCTGACTTCGGCTATGGCGACTTTGATCGTGACTCTCGTGCAGGGTGGAGAGAAGTTGGACGTGGATCTGTGGGAGGGGCTGGTAATGCTCGCGGTGGGAATCGTGATTATCTCTGTACTTTTGAATATGCGCTGGGTGAAAAAGCCCTTGGACCATATCATGAAGATCGGCCTGAAGTCGGCTGGCGTAGTTCGAGCCATGGATTACGATACCTTGCTGAGGGTGGAGGAAGGTTTTTGTATCTCGGAAGTGAAACTTGAAGAAGGGCATCCTTGGAGTGAGAAGAAACTGGGGGAGTCTCGTCCCTCAGACGTTGGCGTGGTGATCCTGAATATACGCAGGCAGGACGGTTCGTTCACCGGAGCACCAGACAAAGGCTGCACGCTTCATGTGGGGGATGAGATCATGGTGTATGGGGCCAATGATGCTGTGGACAAGGTGGCTAAGTATTCTGTGGATCAACTGGAAAATGGAGATGCGGAATAGTGCGGGAGATTTCCTGATTGGTGCTTCCAATCAACAAGGCAGCTTAGTAGAAGTGGGCAGAGATTATGTTTAGCGTATCCCAACTAACAGACGAGCAGAAGCAGCAGATCCATCAATGGGCGGACGATGGTGCCCAGATGGCAGACATTCAAAAGCGGATGGCTGAAGAGCTGGGTATCCAGATCACCTACATGGATACACGATTCCTGATTCTAGATTTGGGTATCGAGCTGAAGAAGGAGGAAGCCCCAGTGGAGAGTGCGCCTGAGGAAGAGCTTAAAGTAGCTACAGGAATGGTGGAGACCACCGTGGATGAGCTGGTGAGACCTGGTGCCCTTGTGAGCGGCCGTGTCACCTTTAGCGATGGAGAGAAGGCTCTCTGGGCTATCGATCAGATGGGGCGCTTGTCTCTGGATGCAGATACTCCGGGATACAAGCCGGATGAGGAGGATATGATCACCTTCCAGGAGCAGCTGCGCGACAAGCTGGCCAAGTAATTTTTTCTTATAGAAAGCGGCCAAGGAATAAGCCTTGGCCGCTTTTTTGTGCCCATAGGGAGGTGTTTCCTAGTTGAGGGAGAAAGTGGTGATCACGGCGGCGTGGTCAGATGGCCAGGTGTTATTGAGGGCTGATGCGATGTTAGAGGCGACGTCGTGTTTCCATATGCCTAGTGTTGTTTCGATCTTTGTATGGAACACCTGTGAAACGAGAGGTTTCAGGCTGCTTCCTCTGTAGTAGATGTGATCAATCCTATCCTGAGGGTCTTTGAGATAAAGAGGTGACCAGGTGTTGCCGGGTTTGGCCTTTGGATCAGGGTGGATCATGCGGAAGGAATCCTTGAGCTTGGCGTTGATGCAGGCGGTGCTCACTGGCCAGGCGATTTTCCCGATGCCACCGTGTTGGGGCGCGGTTTCTTCATTCCAGTCAAGGTGAGATGGCGCATTGAAGTCTCCGACTAAGAGGACTGGGGTTTTATCTGCTTGGGTCAGGTGTTTATCCATGCCCTTGAGTATGGTCGTGATCTCACCGTGGCGCTGAGAACGTAATTCTACTTTGAGGACTTTTTCCACAGTTGATCCTGCTTTTTGCGCCTCATGAGCTCCGGGGTGAGCAGAGTGTAGGTGGCAATTGAAGAGGATAATCTGGTTCGTTGGAGAGTTGGTGAGTTGGATCCTAGCCCCTGTGGCGATGCCGGCTTTGAAGGTCTCCGTGATGGGGTAACGGCTGATGATGCCGCTGCCCCAATAACCCTCAGGAGTGTAATGCCAGCCCAGATCCCTTGCGAGCTGAGGAAGGATGTACTCACCTGAGGAGACTGTATTTTTGCCTTCCTGGATCCCAATCACATCCGCATCAGAGAGAATAATGGCATTGAGGCCTTTCCGGTAGCCATCGTTGATCCAGCCGAGGCCCCGCCACATGTTAAAGCTCATGATTTTGAGCTCCGTGACTTTTTCTGAGGCAAGGCGGTGAACTGGGATCTTCAATGTCGCGTCAGCCGAGCTGCCCTTGAGGTCGGTGGCCCGGATGGTGAAGCTGTTGATTCCGCTGTCCTTTTCAGTCGGTGTTCCGCTGATCTCTCCATTGGTAGCCACTGTGAGCCATGAGGGGCCGTCGACTTTGCTAAAACTGAGTGAGTCGTTTTTATCTAAGTCTGTGGCGTAGGCACTTACTTTTCCCGAGTAGGCGGTATTGGCGACTCCGTGTACCCGGCGGAAGCTTGGGCTGACCCATGTCGGAGGGGTGTTTGCATGGATCCCGTTAATTGTTTGTGCTTGCGCCATTGCCGGGAATGGTGCGAGGCAGCTTGTGATGAGTAGAATGAGAGCAGTTTTCATGAGTAAGGAGGTTACGGTCCGGGGATAACTTATTCTATCTAGCAAAAGTGGTGAAGAGCTTGCAGTTTGGGGAGCATTGCGAATTTAAAAGAAATGAAAGCGGCCAAGGGAGTGATCCTTGGCCGCTTTTTTTTGTGCGTGAGCAGAGTGAGTGTATTACGGTTGTACCGTAAATGTTGTGAGTACAGCACCGTGGTCTGATGGCCAGGTGTTGTTTAGAGCTGGGGTGATGCTACTGCCCCAGGCTCCCAGGGTTTCTTCGATTGCAGTGTGAAACATGCCAGATGATGTAGGGGTGAGGCTGCTGCCTTTGTAATAGATGAAGTCGATGCGGTCCTGGGCGTCGCCAAGGAAAAGGGGTGACCAGGTGTTGCTGGGCTTTAGCACTGGGTCAGGATTCACCTCGCGGAAAGAGTCCAGTAGGCCCGCGTCAGTACAAGCGAGGCTGGTAGGCCAGGCCACATAGCCGACTCCTCCGTGGAAAGGAGCGGTATCTTCCGTCCAGTCGAGATGGGAAGGGGCATTGAAGTCACCGGTCAGCAATACAGGGATGTTTTCCGCATTGTTGATATCAGATGTCATGCCGCTGATGATGGCTGCGATCTGTTCGTCACGCTGAGACTTTTTCTCTTCGACAAGTACCTTTTGAGCGGTTGAGCCTTGTTTATGGGCTTCGTAAGGGCCGTAGTAGAGGTAGTCGAGGTGGCAGTTGTAGAGGATAGCTTCCTTAAGCGGGCTGCTGGTGAGCTTGATCTTTGCGCGGGTGGCTGATCCTACGATGGACTGTTCAGTGATTGGATAGCGGCTGATGATTCCAGGATAGCCTGAATAATAGTGCCATCCCAAATCGGTGGCGATTTTCTGGGCTTGGTTAACGTTTGAGCCGCTGACGTTGTCCACGGTTTCCTGGGTGCCGATGATGTCAGCATCTGCCAAAATAATGGCTTCGAGGCCTTTGCGGTGACCATTATTGATTTGGCCGAGTCCGTGCCACATATTAAAGCTCATGACCTTGAGGGTGGAAACGGATTCTGATCCCGCTGCATAGATGATGATGTTCATCGTAGCGTCTGAGGTGTTTCCTCCCAAGTCCGTTGCTCGGACGGTGAATGCGTTCAAGCCGATATCGTTGGTTGTGGGGGTGCCGGAGATAGAGCCGTCTGCCTGGATGCTGAGCCAGGCTGGTCCATTGACTTTACTGTAGCTGAGGGTGTCTCCCGGGTCAGGGTCGGAGGCGTAGCTGCCAATTTTTCCACTATAAGCAGTACCTGCAATACCGTGAATCCTGCGGAAAGGGGACATGACCCATTCGGGCTGAGCTGGTCCTGCTCCTCCTGTGACGCTGAAGGAAAGTGGTCCGTCGAGGACGTTGTAGCCGTCGTTTTCCAAGAAGTAGGCCACGTAGTTTCCTGGCTGGAGTCCGGGATTGGGAAAATCTACCGATCCGCTGGTGGCTCCGCCGGTATATTTCCAGGTGAGGGAGGGGCTGCCTTGGGCTGGAGTGACACCTGGATTGTAGAGACCAATCCAATCATTGGTGTTACCCGGGCCATTGCTGAAATTGACGGTGATCGTTTCACCATAGGCGTAGCTGGCCTTACTGGTGGTGATGGCTGGATCATTACCCTGTCCTCCTCCTTGGGTGACCGAGAAGTTGATGGGGCCTGAGAGGACGGTGTAGGTGTCGTTACTCAGGTAGTAGGCGCTGTAAGTGCCGGAGGTGAGGCTCGGGTTGTTAAAAGTTACGGAGCCGTTCTTGGGGCCTTTGTTCTTCGAGGTCTGGGAGCCGCCAATGTAGAGCCACTCACTGGCTGCCTGATTACCGGGGGTGACACCTGAAGGGTAGACGCCTACCCAGTCCTGACCGTCTCCAGGGCCATTGGTCCAGGAAGCGGTGATACTCTGTCCTTCCGTGTAGGACGAGCTGTCGAGTGTTAAGGTTTGGGCTACTGCGGAAGAGAGCATGCAGCAACCACCGATCATGGTTATGAGTTTAGTTTTCATGGGAATAGCAACATAAGGTGGCTATTCCCGTGGCGGTAGTTGCAAAATCGTCTAAACCCTTGGCCTTTTGTTCGCCTAGTTCTTGAGGGGAAGATTCGCCAGGAGCTTGAGTACGGCGTCAGCAGTGGGGCCGGCAGAGGCCGGGTTCTGGCCGGTGACGAGACGTTCTGAGGTGATGACCTTCACTTTGAACTTCTCGGCGCCATCGAAGGTGGCTCCTTGTTCCTTGAGTTTGTCCTCGAGCAGGAAAGGGACCTCTTTTGTCAGGCCGACAGCTTCTTCCTCCTCATTGGTGAAGCCGGTGACTTTCTTGCCTTTGATCAGGAGAGAGCCGTCGGAGAGTTTCAGGTTTACCAAGGCAGCAGGGCCGTGACAGACAGCAGCTACGACTCCATCATTCTCATAAATGGCGGCGGAGATTTTAGAAAGGCCAGGAGCATCCGGGAAATCCCACATGGTGCCGTGTCCACCAGCAAAAAAGATGGCGCGATACTCCTTGGGGTCTACCTCAGAGAGCTTCTGCGTATTCTTGAGGGCTTCCTGGGTGCCCTCGGTCTCCATAAACAGCTTGTTGTCTGCATCCTTCATGTCCTTGCTCCGGGGGTCAATCGGGGCAAGGCCTCCCTTGGGGCTGGCAAAGTCCACTCCGAATCCCATCTTGGTGAAGCGGGCCCAAGGATGGGTGACTTCAGCCAGCCAGAAGCCTGTGGCTTTACCATTGGGCATCTTGGCATGGTTGGTGACCACCATAAGGATTTTGCCAGGTGATCCCTCAGCCTTGGCGCTTTGGGGGAGTAAGAGAGCGGACAGGCCACAGAGGAGTATCAGTGCGAAGAACGACTTTTTCATCATAGGGATCATAGTAGCATAGAATTCCACCTTTGCCAGATGTCGGAATGCTATCTGAAGGAGCTCATCACGGTTGACCCTAAAGCGACACTGATAACCACTGCGATGGTCCAGATAAGCATCAGTTTCTGGCCCACTTTTGCGACATTCATCCATCCCCAGATGAAGGCGACAATCCCGCAGAATATACTTAGGATTCCAAGGAGGATTTTTTCATCTTTAAACATCTGAATCAATACCATGATCCAGAAAACAAAGGCGACGGCTGCAGCAGCCCAGTAGAGAATAGTCATCTGATAAGATAGGGGTTTGGTTTTGTAAGTGTCAGATATTAAAATGTTAGTGCGACTCTGGTCAAGGAATAAGCTGTTAGCAAGATTAGCAGGCAGTAAGGCCATTTGGTGAGCTTTTCGCTTCTTTCTATGAATGATGATAGATGTTTGATTCCTGACTGAGGGAGGATGCAGGCGATGCCGATCACGAAAAAGATGAGGAGTACGGGAATCGTAAATGCATGCCACCGCAGAGATGAGAGGATGTCTCCGTGAAGTAGGGCCACGATAGATCGACTCAGGCCGCAGCCTGGACAGCGTGCATCAAACAGAATGGGGACCGGGCATTCGTAGATACAGATGCCGGCTAAAAAGAGAGTGGAGTAGAGTAGGGAGCCTACAGTGAGTGCAATGCAGAGTGGGCGGTTCTTGATGAGTGAGCTGAGCATTGCAATGTTTATACTAGCAGAGTCTTCAGGGGGCGAGCCAGCCCCGATTGACGGCGACTTTGATGCGCGTGTGCATGTATTCCCAGAGTTCGGGGGAAGCTTTCTCGATTTTTTGGTTCTTATCGATGACCTGCTGGTAAGAAACGTGGTTCTCACGCCAAGCGCGTCCTTCGGTCTCCAGATTGTGGAGCATGGGGATGAAGCGGTCTAGTGCAGCGGCAAATTGGGCTTCCTGGCTTTCCTCGGCTTCAAATTCATCCCAGATAGCGCGAAACTCTCGGCCTTGCTCCTCGGGGAGCAGGCCGAATAGGCGAGTAGCGGCTTCCTTTTCCTGGATGGCTTTGGCGGCACGAGCGGCATCGTCATACAAAAGCGCATCCCCGGCATCGACCTCCACGATGTCATGGAGCAGCAACATGTAGATTACGCGGTTGATGTTTGTGTCTTCTGGGGCGTAGCTGGCGAAGGTCAGGGCCATCGTGGCTACAGCCCAGGAATGCTCGGCAGAATTCTCGAAACGGGATTCCGTGAGCAGGTAGGTCTTGCGCTGTACTTCCTTGAGGGCGTCGATGGCCTTGATGAAGTCGATACGTTGCTGGAGGGCGTCGGCCATGGATTAGTGAGCTTGGAGCCAATTGCCGCCCATGCCGGTATCGGCTTTGGCGGGGACGTCGTGTGGGAGTGGGAGAGCGGTCTGCATGGCTTCCACAATTTTAGGGATGAGTTCGTCCTTTTCCTCGAGATGAAGGTCAAAGAGGAGTTCGTCGTGTACCTGGAGGATCATCTTGCTGTGGTAGCCGCCTTTTCTGAGGAGGTCGTCCACCTTGATCATGGCAAGCTTGATCATGTCTGCCGCGGTGCCCTGGATCGGGGTGTTGATTGCTGCGCGGCCTGCATTCTTGCGGATAGAGGCATTGCGGGAGTTGATGTCACGTAGCACGCGCTTGCGGCCGGAGAGGGTGGTGACGTAGCCGTCCTTTTCCGCCTGCTCGATAGTCTTGTCCATGAACTCCTTGATAGCAGGGTATTGCTCGAAATAGGTGTCGATGATTTCGGCGGCTTCACCACGTGGAATGCCCAGACGCTGGGAGAGTCCGAAGGCGGAAATACCATAAATGATGCCGAAGTTCACCATCTTGGCTGTGGAGCGCATGTCGCGGGTCACTTCATCCATGCCGACTCCGTAGACTCTGGCTGCTGTGGCGGTATGGATGTCGTGATCGTGCTGGAAGGCGTCGATCATCGCTTGGTCTCCTGAAATGGCAGCCATCACGCGAAGTTCCACCTGGGAGTAGTCACAGGCAAAGAGGGTGAATTCCTCTCCGCGAGGGACAAAGGCTTTGCGGATCTCGCGTCCGGCCTCGGAGCGTACCGGGATGTTTTGCAGGTTGGGGTCAGAGGAGGCGAGGCGCCCTGTTGCGGTGAGAAGCTGATGTAAATGGGTGTGAATGCGCCCATCTGACGGGCAAATGTGCTCTGGCAGGGCATCCACGTATGTGGACTTGAGTTTGGATGCCTCGCGGTATTCAAGGATGTTCGCCACGATCTCGTGCTTGGGGGCGAGAAGGGAAAGGGTGGATTCGTCTGTCTTGAATTGACCGGTCTTGGTCTTCTTCGGTTTTTCAACGAGTTGCATCTCGCCGAAGAGGATCTCTCCGAGCTGCTTTGGCGAGTTCAAGTTGAACTCCTTGCCGGCTTGTTCGTAGATGCTCTTGGTGAGGTTCTCGATGCGCTTGGCGAGGGTGTGGCCAATTTCGGTGAGGGAGTCACGGTTAACACAGATCCCCTCGTGTTCGATGCGGACAAGAACTGGGAGAAGGGGTGACTCGATATCGTAGAAGACGTCTGACTGGCCGGAGGTGTCAAGCTGCTCGGCCAGGATCTCTGCCAGCTGGAAGGTGATGTCGGCATCCTCACAGGCGTAATCCTTGAGGGACTCGGCGCGGATGGCGCTCATGTCCACGTAATCCTTCTTTGTGGTCTTTTTCTTCTCGGCGAAGGAAAAGAGGTCGTCTGACTGGGTGGAGGCTTCCGCTTCGTTTTCCGCTGCGACATCGGCCAGTTTGATCGTGGTGTAGCCTAGCATGGACTCAGCGAGGTAATCCATGTTGTGGCGTTGCTCGGGATCCACTAGTGAGTGGGCAAGCAT
The sequence above is drawn from the Rubritalea squalenifaciens DSM 18772 genome and encodes:
- a CDS encoding TrkA C-terminal domain-containing protein, yielding MGSLLALLVIVLISLLVVRLGTNALVLTGMSEHAAKFQASSAFFGVGFTTAEAEMIMKSSVRRRIVLHLIIAGNIGLTSAMATLIVTLVQGGEKLDVDLWEGLVMLAVGIVIISVLLNMRWVKKPLDHIMKIGLKSAGVVRAMDYDTLLRVEEGFCISEVKLEEGHPWSEKKLGESRPSDVGVVILNIRRQDGSFTGAPDKGCTLHVGDEIMVYGANDAVDKVAKYSVDQLENGDAE
- a CDS encoding endonuclease/exonuclease/phosphatase family protein is translated as MKTALILLITSCLAPFPAMAQAQTINGIHANTPPTWVSPSFRRVHGVANTAYSGKVSAYATDLDKNDSLSFSKVDGPSWLTVATNGEISGTPTEKDSGINSFTIRATDLKGSSADATLKIPVHRLASEKVTELKIMSFNMWRGLGWINDGYRKGLNAIILSDADVIGIQEGKNTVSSGEYILPQLARDLGWHYTPEGYWGSGIISRYPITETFKAGIATGARIQLTNSPTNQIILFNCHLHSAHPGAHEAQKAGSTVEKVLKVELRSQRHGEITTILKGMDKHLTQADKTPVLLVGDFNAPSHLDWNEETAPQHGGIGKIAWPVSTACINAKLKDSFRMIHPDPKAKPGNTWSPLYLKDPQDRIDHIYYRGSSLKPLVSQVFHTKIETTLGIWKHDVASNIASALNNTWPSDHAAVITTFSLN
- a CDS encoding endonuclease/exonuclease/phosphatase family protein; translation: MKTKLITMIGGCCMLSSAVAQTLTLDSSSYTEGQSITASWTNGPGDGQDWVGVYPSGVTPGNQAASEWLYIGGSQTSKNKGPKNGSVTFNNPSLTSGTYSAYYLSNDTYTVLSGPINFSVTQGGGQGNDPAITTSKASYAYGETITVNFSNGPGNTNDWIGLYNPGVTPAQGSPSLTWKYTGGATSGSVDFPNPGLQPGNYVAYFLENDGYNVLDGPLSFSVTGGAGPAQPEWVMSPFRRIHGIAGTAYSGKIGSYASDPDPGDTLSYSKVNGPAWLSIQADGSISGTPTTNDIGLNAFTVRATDLGGNTSDATMNIIIYAAGSESVSTLKVMSFNMWHGLGQINNGHRKGLEAIILADADIIGTQETVDNVSGSNVNQAQKIATDLGWHYYSGYPGIISRYPITEQSIVGSATRAKIKLTSSPLKEAILYNCHLDYLYYGPYEAHKQGSTAQKVLVEEKKSQRDEQIAAIISGMTSDINNAENIPVLLTGDFNAPSHLDWTEDTAPFHGGVGYVAWPTSLACTDAGLLDSFREVNPDPVLKPSNTWSPLFLGDAQDRIDFIYYKGSSLTPTSSGMFHTAIEETLGAWGSSITPALNNTWPSDHGAVLTTFTVQP
- a CDS encoding type 1 glutamine amidotransferase domain-containing protein, whose translation is MMKKSFFALILLCGLSALLLPQSAKAEGSPGKILMVVTNHAKMPNGKATGFWLAEVTHPWARFTKMGFGVDFASPKGGLAPIDPRSKDMKDADNKLFMETEGTQEALKNTQKLSEVDPKEYRAIFFAGGHGTMWDFPDAPGLSKISAAIYENDGVVAAVCHGPAALVNLKLSDGSLLIKGKKVTGFTNEEEEAVGLTKEVPFLLEDKLKEQGATFDGAEKFKVKVITSERLVTGQNPASAGPTADAVLKLLANLPLKN
- a CDS encoding DUF2752 domain-containing protein, whose product is MLSSLIKNRPLCIALTVGSLLYSTLFLAGICIYECPVPILFDARCPGCGLSRSIVALLHGDILSSLRWHAFTIPVLLIFFVIGIACILPQSGIKHLSSFIERSEKLTKWPYCLLILLTAYSLTRVALTF
- a CDS encoding HD domain-containing protein translates to MADALQQRIDFIKAIDALKEVQRKTYLLTESRFENSAEHSWAVATMALTFASYAPEDTNINRVIYMLLLHDIVEVDAGDALLYDDAARAAKAIQEKEAATRLFGLLPEEQGREFRAIWDEFEAEESQEAQFAAALDRFIPMLHNLETEGRAWRENHVSYQQVIDKNQKIEKASPELWEYMHTRIKVAVNRGWLAP
- the polA gene encoding DNA polymerase I, giving the protein MADTTKRLFLLDGMALVYRAHFALIRNPIYNSKGMNTSAVFGFMNTLLDILDNHSPTHLGVAFDTKEPTPRHEIFPEYKAQRDAMPEDLAKAIPEVKRLLKAFHIPVIELPGYEADDIIGTLAHQADATGEYQTFMVTPDKDFAQLVTPTTTMWKPGRKGSEVELMDVPAILSKWEIEDTSQVIDILALWGDASDNIPGVPGIGEKTAKKLIKQFGSVEKLLESTDQLKGKQKENVENNKEQALLSKKLVTIMVDAPVSTTFKDLVLDQRDDEAVKSLFTELEFNALGKRLYGNDFTAGRGHSTTASAEQPELVQAELKTLADFKTNYALVNSAAELDKLVKQLEKQDLFCFDLETTALNPRTADLLGVALSWKAREAYFVIPGKDLSPSAMLEKLKPALTSKATKIGHNLKFDLSVLLAKGLQATGPFFDTMLAHSLVDPEQRHNMDYLAESMLGYTTIKLADVAAENEAEASTQSDDLFSFAEKKKTTKKDYVDMSAIRAESLKDYACEDADITFQLAEILAEQLDTSGQSDVFYDIESPLLPVLVRIEHEGICVNRDSLTEIGHTLAKRIENLTKSIYEQAGKEFNLNSPKQLGEILFGEMQLVEKPKKTKTGQFKTDESTLSLLAPKHEIVANILEYREASKLKSTYVDALPEHICPSDGRIHTHLHQLLTATGRLASSDPNLQNIPVRSEAGREIRKAFVPRGEEFTLFACDYSQVELRVMAAISGDQAMIDAFQHDHDIHTATAARVYGVGMDEVTRDMRSTAKMVNFGIIYGISAFGLSQRLGIPRGEAAEIIDTYFEQYPAIKEFMDKTIEQAEKDGYVTTLSGRKRVLRDINSRNASIRKNAGRAAINTPIQGTAADMIKLAMIKVDDLLRKGGYHSKMILQVHDELLFDLHLEEKDELIPKIVEAMQTALPLPHDVPAKADTGMGGNWLQAH